ATATGCTCAGAGGATCCGGCTTGTGGCAACCTCGCCGTTCATGGGCCAGGGTCGTACGTGCGTGATCCAGCGCACTTTTGAGGGCCGGAGCATCCGCTACAGCAGCTCAAGCGCCTCGCGCCCTGACATCCCCTCTTTTATGCCGAGCTTTCTGGCCGCGCTGTTCGCCTCGAATACCTCCCCTCTCAGGAGATCATCCACTGTTGCCATCAGCCCGCCGGTGCTGGACCTCACTCTCGCTGCCGGATAGCCATGCCGATCAAGGGCGCTGACATCATATGCTCCACATCCCACCATTCCACGGTCGGTGACCGCGCAAACCAGCTTTAGATAGCCGAGATTTATCACGTAGCCATCCGCGACCTTCCTGCTCAGCTGGATTATCTCATGAATCAATCGATCATACCTCCTTCATCATTTTGAGTCGAGTGGTGCACTCGTATTTTAGATCGATAATATGTGACCTGCAGAACTCATGAGGGTCTGTATCAGATGCCGATCGTTACATCCTCTTCGGTGATCCGAGCCGCCTGCCTCTAACACGTCTGGAAGTATATCTTCCCGTCGCGGATGCTGCGGGATATCCTCCCTGCATCCTCGAGTATCTTCATGTACTTCACCGCATCCTCATAGATCAAACCAGATTCTCTCTGAAGATCCTCCAGTGTCATGGGCTCACGAAGGAGCTCTGCGATCCTCCCCTCCACCCCCTCAGGCACACTCCAGTCCCAGTCCGGTATCAGCTCAGCACCTCTGAAGATACGGAGCATGCTGAGCATCTCATCTCTCCTCAGCGGCAGGACAGGCTCGGCTGGCGGCCTGACCACAGTGTTGAGCTGTATCCTGTCCGGCTCGATCTCCTCCGCAGCCCTGGCGATCATCGGTGCATCAACCTCGTTTACGTCCCGGACAAGCATCACCTCGAGCCATATCTCTCCGCCGAATTCAGATCTGAAGGCCCGCAGACCCTCGATGATGTTCTCTATTCTCAAACCCGCAGCCGGCCTGTTTATCCTCTCGAAGGTCTCCTGGGTCGCCGCATCCAGTGAGGGGAGAACGAGATCTGCTTTGGCCACCTCCTCTCTGACATGTCTGTCAATGAGAAGGCTGCTGTTCGTTATGACCGCAATCGGCCTGTCGATCTGCTTCTTCGCAGCCCGTATGATCTCCCCCAGGCCTGAGTGGAGCGTAGGCTCCCCCGATCCTGCGAACGTCAGGTAGTCAAAATCGATATCTGACACCCTGGAGATCTCCCTGATAACTGCCTCCTCAGGAACGTAGCGATCCCTCTTCATTGTCAGACATGTTGTGGCGCCTATCTCACAGTAGCAGCAGTCCATGCTGCACGTCTTGAGCGGCAGAAGATCCACGCCCATAGAGAGACCGAGCCTCCTTGAGAGAACAGGCCCGAAGATGTACCGCATTCCGTAACACAGATGCTTATCTCATTATATCTAAGTTTTGAGGGGATATCCTCTCATCAGTCTCACTGCAGCTCTGCCCACAGTTTCTCAGGAGCCATCCGATTGATCATCCATCGATGCGCTCGGACCGCATATCCTGAGGTCCAGATGCCCAAACCGTCAGATTTATCAATGTGCATCATCAACGTAGCTGAACCACATTTGAGGGTGAAAGAGATGAACGCGTGGGATCGCTTTATCGGGTGAGATAAGATTTCTCGATACCACACTGCGTGATGGCGAACAGACACCAGGGGTCTCCCTGAGCGCGGATGACAAGCTTCACATCGCGCAGCTTTTGGATGAACTGGGCGTCGATGTGATCGAGGCCGGATCCGCAATAACATCTGATGGTGAGCGCGAATCGATCCGTGCCATCGCTTCTGCAGGGCTGAGGGCCGAGATCTGCTCTTTTGCGCGTGCCAGTCGGAAGGACATCGACGCTGCGCTTGATTGCGATGTCGATTCCCTGCACCTCGTCGTTCCGGTCTCAGATCTCCACATCGAGAGGAAGCTGAGATCTGACAGGGAATCCGTGCTCAGAAAGGCTGTTGATGCCACTGAGTACGCTAAGGCTCATGGCCTGATCGTTGAGCTCAGCGGCGAGGACGCGAGCAGAGCCGATCTCGATTATCTGGAATCAATTTACCGAGCCACAATCGAGGCGGGCGCGGACAGACTCTGCTTCTGCGATACTGTGGGCGTGCTTCTTCCTGAGAGGACTGCGGAGATATTTCAGCGCCTGAGCTCTCTGGGCAGACCCGTGAGCATCCACTGCCACGACGACTTCGGGATGGCCACCGCGAACACTGTGGCCGCCCTCAGAAATGGCGCTGCACAGGCGCATGTCACCATCAACGGCATCGGCGAGCGTGCAGGCAACACCAGCCTGGAAGAGGTTGTGATGTGCCTGGAGAACCTTTATGGTATCAGGACAGGCATAAAGTGCAATCTTTTATATCAGATCTCCAGAGTTGTCTCAAAGAAGACCGGCATACCTGTGGCGCCGAACAAGGCGATCGTCGGGGAGAACGCATTCACGCATGAGGCGGGTATACACGTCCATGGCCTGATCGCAGACACATCCACATACGAGCCGATGCGCCCGGAGCAGGTCGGCAGGAAGAGGCGTATCGTCCTCGGGAAGATGTCGGGGAGAGCTGCGGTCGAGCTTGCCCTGCGTGAGTTCGGGATCACAGTAAACGAGGAACAGCTGAACGAGATAGTGAGCAGGGTCAAGGAGCTGGGCGATAAGGGCAAGCGGGTCTCGGATGCAGATCTCCAGTCGATAGCGGACACGGTGCTCGCAAGGGAGCTGAAGCCCAGGGTACTTCTGGAGGAGCTCACCGTGGTCAGCGGGAACAGGGTGACGCCCACCGCTAGCGTGAAGCTGATCCTGGACGGAAGAGAGACTCTGGAGGCTGGCGCAGGGGTGGGCCCTGTGGACGCTGCTGTGAATGCCGTCAGAAGGGCGATCTCGGGCGTAACAGATATTCGGCTTGAGGAGTACCATGTGGATGCCATAACGGGTGGAACAAATGCCCTGGTCGAGGTATGGGTGACGATGGCTATAGGAGACAGAAGCATAACAGCCAGGGGCGCAGGGGCTGATATCATAATGGCCTCCGTCGAGGCTGTTCTGGAAGGTATAAACAGGCTGATGCTTTTGGAGGATAGATGATGGTCAGGATGACAGGAGCAGAGGCGATTATAGAGTGTCTCAGGCGGGAGGGAGTAGAGGTGATATTCGGCCTTCCTGGCGGAGTTCTGCTTCCGCTGTACGATGCGCTGTACAGCTCTGAGCTGAGACACATACTGGTCAGGCATGAGCAGGCGGCTGCGCATGCAGCTGATGGATACGCTAGGGCTACTGGCAGAGTAGGTGTATGCCTGGCCACCTCTGGTCCTGGCGCGACCAACCTGGTCACAGGCATAGCCACAGCCTACATGGATTCAGTGCCAATCGTCGCAATGACCGGCCAGGTGAACACAGGCCTTATCGGAAAGGATGCGTTCCAGGAGGCAGATATCACCGGCATAACCATGCCGATAACAAAGCACAACTACCTGATCAAGAGCTCCAGGGATATACCCAGGGTCTTCAGGGAGGCATTCTACATAGCGAGAACCGGCAGGCCAGGACCGGTGCTGATAGATCTGCCAAGAGACATAACAGTGGACGAGCTCGAGTTCGATTATCCGGAGATAAACCTCCCAGGCTACAATCCATCAACTAAAGTCCACCAGCTCCAGATAAGAAGAGCCGCAGAGGCGCTGATGACTGCGGAGCGGCCTGTGATATACGCCGGAGGGGGCGTGAGGTATGCGAACGCGCACGAGGAGCTGTTCCAGCTAGCAACGCGACTGAACGCTCCTGTGACGACAACGCTGATGGGGATGGGGTGCTTCCCGACAGACCACCCACTCTCCCTTGGAATGCTCGGGATGCACGGGACCAAGTACGCGAACCTCGCAGTCCAGGAGGCGGACGTGCTTCTGGCAGTTGGAGCACGGTTCGATGATCGCGTCACAGGGAAGATCGCGAGCTTCGCACCAAAGGCCAGGATAATACACATCGATGTGGATGCGGCTGAGATCGGCAAGAACGTGAGGGTGGACATCCCCGTTGTCGGCGATGCCAAGATCGCGCTCACGGAGCTGCTGAAACATGTTCAGCAGAGGCCCTGGACAGAATGGAACGAAAAGATACTCTCCTGGAAGAGGGAGTACCCGCTGCGGTACACCAGGGATGAGAACGTGATAAAGCCGCAGTTTGTCATCGAGAAGATATGCGAGCTCTGCCCGGATGCGATAATAGTCACGGAGGTCGGACAGAACCAGATGTGGGCAGCGCAGTTCTTCAAACACAGAGATCCCAGAAAGTTCATAACCTCCGGCGGCCTGGGCACGATGGGTTATGGATTCCCGGCTGCGATCGGCGCGAAGATCGGGAGGCCAGAGTGCGAGGTGATCGACATCGCCGGAGACGGGAGCTTCCAGATGAACATCCAGGAGCTCGCAACCGCTGTTGTCAATGATATCCCTGTGAAGATCGCGATACTGAACAACGGGGTGCTGGGCATGGTCAGGCAGTGGCAGACCCTCTTCTTCGGAAAGAGGTACTCGCACACGACTCTCGGCGACGTGCCTGATTTCGTCAAGGTCGCTGAGGCATACGGCGCCCTCGGTCTCAGAGCCACAAAGCCCTCAGAGGTCGAGGATGTGCTCAAAGAGGGGCTTGCGTCAGACAGGCCCACGGTCATGGACTTCATAATTCACAGGGACGAGAAGGTATCGCCGATGGTGCCGGCGGGAGCATCACTTAGCGAGATACTGGAGCTGGATTCATGAAGCACACCATCGCAGTCATCGTCGAGAACAAGCCCGGGGTCCTCACGAGGATTTCCGGGCTGTTCAGCAGGAGGGGCTTCAATATAGAGAGCCTCTCTGTGGGAGCCACTGACAATCCCGCCTACTCCAGGATGACCATCTCCGTCGAGGGCGATGATGTCGTTCTGGAGCAGGTCGTGAAGCAGCTCAGCAAGCTGATCAATGTCATAAGGGTGAGCAGGCTCGATCCGGAGGAGTCGGTGGAGCGCGAGCTTGCGATCATAAAGGTCAGCGCGAACAAGGATACGCGATCTGAGATCATGCAGATCGTCTCTGTCTTCAGAGCCAGAATAATCGACGTATCCCCCAGATCTCTCATCATAGAGGTCACGGGGGATGA
This Methanothrix sp. DNA region includes the following protein-coding sequences:
- the ilvN gene encoding acetolactate synthase small subunit, with amino-acid sequence MKHTIAVIVENKPGVLTRISGLFSRRGFNIESLSVGATDNPAYSRMTISVEGDDVVLEQVVKQLSKLINVIRVSRLDPEESVERELAIIKVSANKDTRSEIMQIVSVFRARIIDVSPRSLIIEVTGDEKKVDALQHMLRQFGIKEMARTGKVSMVRGSKVVQAGP
- a CDS encoding YunC family protein: MIHEIIQLSRKVADGYVINLGYLKLVCAVTDRGMVGCGAYDVSALDRHGYPAARVRSSTGGLMATVDDLLRGEVFEANSAARKLGIKEGMSGREALELL
- a CDS encoding acetolactate synthase large subunit encodes the protein MMVRMTGAEAIIECLRREGVEVIFGLPGGVLLPLYDALYSSELRHILVRHEQAAAHAADGYARATGRVGVCLATSGPGATNLVTGIATAYMDSVPIVAMTGQVNTGLIGKDAFQEADITGITMPITKHNYLIKSSRDIPRVFREAFYIARTGRPGPVLIDLPRDITVDELEFDYPEINLPGYNPSTKVHQLQIRRAAEALMTAERPVIYAGGGVRYANAHEELFQLATRLNAPVTTTLMGMGCFPTDHPLSLGMLGMHGTKYANLAVQEADVLLAVGARFDDRVTGKIASFAPKARIIHIDVDAAEIGKNVRVDIPVVGDAKIALTELLKHVQQRPWTEWNEKILSWKREYPLRYTRDENVIKPQFVIEKICELCPDAIIVTEVGQNQMWAAQFFKHRDPRKFITSGGLGTMGYGFPAAIGAKIGRPECEVIDIAGDGSFQMNIQELATAVVNDIPVKIAILNNGVLGMVRQWQTLFFGKRYSHTTLGDVPDFVKVAEAYGALGLRATKPSEVEDVLKEGLASDRPTVMDFIIHRDEKVSPMVPAGASLSEILELDS
- a CDS encoding radical SAM protein — protein: MRYIFGPVLSRRLGLSMGVDLLPLKTCSMDCCYCEIGATTCLTMKRDRYVPEEAVIREISRVSDIDFDYLTFAGSGEPTLHSGLGEIIRAAKKQIDRPIAVITNSSLLIDRHVREEVAKADLVLPSLDAATQETFERINRPAAGLRIENIIEGLRAFRSEFGGEIWLEVMLVRDVNEVDAPMIARAAEEIEPDRIQLNTVVRPPAEPVLPLRRDEMLSMLRIFRGAELIPDWDWSVPEGVEGRIAELLREPMTLEDLQRESGLIYEDAVKYMKILEDAGRISRSIRDGKIYFQTC
- a CDS encoding 2-isopropylmalate synthase, with amino-acid sequence MRFLDTTLRDGEQTPGVSLSADDKLHIAQLLDELGVDVIEAGSAITSDGERESIRAIASAGLRAEICSFARASRKDIDAALDCDVDSLHLVVPVSDLHIERKLRSDRESVLRKAVDATEYAKAHGLIVELSGEDASRADLDYLESIYRATIEAGADRLCFCDTVGVLLPERTAEIFQRLSSLGRPVSIHCHDDFGMATANTVAALRNGAAQAHVTINGIGERAGNTSLEEVVMCLENLYGIRTGIKCNLLYQISRVVSKKTGIPVAPNKAIVGENAFTHEAGIHVHGLIADTSTYEPMRPEQVGRKRRIVLGKMSGRAAVELALREFGITVNEEQLNEIVSRVKELGDKGKRVSDADLQSIADTVLARELKPRVLLEELTVVSGNRVTPTASVKLILDGRETLEAGAGVGPVDAAVNAVRRAISGVTDIRLEEYHVDAITGGTNALVEVWVTMAIGDRSITARGAGADIIMASVEAVLEGINRLMLLEDR